The Armatimonadota bacterium genome contains a region encoding:
- a CDS encoding DUF2089 domain-containing protein — protein sequence MADEQLHRLPAFDPVTGSELYVSEVKSDQSGIAMRGRFEVPRFARLNEEQSRFLEAFLRCRGVISSVEKELGLSYPTVRNRLDGVLAALDLTPAKHADPMQNLDEKRKVLDELESGNITVEEAKVRIRGGA from the coding sequence ATGGCTGATGAACAACTGCACCGATTGCCAGCGTTCGATCCGGTCACGGGCTCAGAGCTTTATGTGAGCGAAGTGAAATCGGATCAAAGCGGCATTGCCATGCGGGGCCGATTCGAGGTTCCGCGATTCGCTCGGCTGAACGAAGAGCAAAGTCGATTCCTAGAAGCTTTTCTGCGATGTCGCGGAGTGATTAGCAGCGTCGAAAAGGAGCTTGGTTTGAGCTATCCGACCGTGAGAAACCGACTGGACGGCGTCCTGGCGGCATTAGACTTGACGCCCGCAAAGCACGCTGATCCAATGCAAAACTTGGATGAGAAGCGCAAAGTTCTGGACGAGCTTGAAAGCGGCAATATCACAGTGGAAGAAGCGAAAGTACGAATTCGAGGTGGAGCATGA
- a CDS encoding carboxypeptidase M32 yields the protein MEDCNAINAAIAMMDWDQQCFMPKGGAEARANHVSLLSRMSHEIFVADETQRALEDAQSEVTPGTDDAALVRVLARHMKLKTKFPAELVSRKSKLCAEGHEAWVEARASNYFVGFAPLLAELFEIAKEEANLLGYTNHIYDALIDMYEEGATHAQCEQMFSTLRAPTVDLVAKIKASPAQPDDSPLYGDWDKEVQRKFTEYLLHSIGFDLNRGRQDTAPHPFCTGWSVGDIRLTTRFKDYLPSAIFGTMHEAGHGMYEQGSPMEWDRTALAGGVSLGVHESQSRLWENIVGRSPAFIEWMYPEFVKAYPAMAAFTPDQLYKMINKVEPSFIRVEADEVTYNLHVMVRFEVESAILEGKLAVKDLPEYWNSKYTEYLGVTPKNDAEGCLQDVHWSMGSIGYFPTYTMGNLLSAQIWNKLVADLGDTDALIRQGNFAPILGWLKEKVYSKGSKYPPQELIQMVTGKPMAADDYVPMITKKYSAIYEI from the coding sequence ATGGAAGATTGCAACGCCATCAACGCAGCGATTGCGATGATGGATTGGGATCAACAGTGCTTTATGCCGAAGGGTGGCGCCGAAGCACGAGCGAACCACGTGAGCTTGTTGAGCCGAATGTCGCACGAAATCTTCGTGGCTGACGAAACTCAGCGTGCTCTCGAAGATGCACAGAGCGAAGTGACTCCTGGAACGGATGATGCGGCACTGGTTCGCGTCCTTGCCCGCCACATGAAGTTGAAGACCAAGTTCCCAGCCGAACTCGTCTCCCGCAAGAGCAAGCTCTGCGCTGAAGGACACGAGGCGTGGGTGGAAGCTCGTGCGAGCAACTACTTCGTTGGATTCGCTCCACTGCTCGCTGAGCTGTTTGAAATCGCGAAGGAAGAGGCAAACTTACTTGGCTACACGAACCACATTTACGACGCCCTGATCGACATGTATGAAGAGGGTGCCACGCACGCTCAATGCGAGCAGATGTTCTCGACATTGCGCGCTCCGACGGTGGACTTGGTGGCAAAGATCAAGGCTTCTCCGGCTCAGCCGGACGATTCCCCACTCTATGGTGATTGGGACAAGGAGGTTCAGCGCAAGTTCACCGAATACCTCCTTCACTCGATTGGCTTCGATTTGAATCGTGGGCGACAAGACACCGCGCCTCATCCGTTCTGCACTGGGTGGAGCGTCGGCGATATCCGGTTGACGACACGGTTTAAGGACTATCTCCCGAGCGCAATCTTTGGCACGATGCACGAAGCAGGCCACGGGATGTATGAGCAAGGTAGCCCGATGGAGTGGGATCGCACGGCTCTTGCAGGCGGCGTTTCGCTCGGCGTTCACGAAAGCCAAAGCCGGCTTTGGGAGAATATCGTCGGCCGGTCGCCGGCGTTCATTGAGTGGATGTATCCTGAGTTTGTCAAGGCATATCCAGCGATGGCGGCGTTCACTCCAGATCAGCTGTATAAGATGATCAACAAGGTGGAGCCAAGCTTTATTCGGGTCGAAGCGGATGAAGTCACTTACAACCTGCACGTCATGGTGAGATTTGAAGTGGAATCCGCCATCTTGGAAGGCAAACTCGCGGTCAAGGACTTGCCTGAATATTGGAACTCGAAGTACACCGAGTACTTGGGCGTAACTCCAAAGAACGACGCCGAAGGATGTCTGCAAGACGTTCACTGGTCGATGGGTTCGATCGGCTATTTCCCAACCTACACTATGGGCAATCTGCTCAGCGCGCAGATTTGGAACAAGCTGGTTGCCGACCTTGGAGACACCGACGCTCTGATCCGCCAAGGCAATTTTGCACCGATTCTAGGCTGGTTGAAGGAAAAGGTCTACAGCAAGGGTAGCAAGTATCCGCCACAAGAACTGATTCAGATGGTGACCGGAAAGCCGATGGCAGCGGACGATTACGTCCCGATGATCACCAAGAAGTATTCGGCCATCTACGAAATCTGA
- a CDS encoding putative N-acetylmannosamine-6-phosphate 2-epimerase: MNHEKFLDLVSQSPIVASVQASPGSPLEDVETLYRLAQASLQNGVRVLRAQGEDTIRAFKSRFDAPIIGLIKREYGQNPVYITPTEVEVKALIALGCEVIALDGTDRLRPDGSSLGYLIELIHSAGRLAMADCDSLESARFARHCGADLIGTTLAGYTPARPATNGPDLALLRELCDEFGPGVVIAEGRFNEPWQARAALQIGASAVVIGGALNDPVKQTAAFVNSAGARHSHVAAVDIGGTWMRLAVVDRNLTITSHERHELPESRSQRLKMIHDFCVAHRCNVVGVSSGGTIDPATNTVVETKPLIPDHLGTNFEFDRIKSYALNDGLATAWGHAQHPQFAGKRVATLALGTGVGCGVVDRGRIMMGPHGEYARINDLQFGEQSFEDQLGGAALTPNPTESQKATATEAAKSALDLIKAIVLPDEIVLAGGVGLADWLVLDGAIRSPYGSDAGIIGAACLALFPPQIS, translated from the coding sequence ATGAACCACGAGAAATTTCTCGATTTGGTGTCGCAATCGCCCATCGTGGCGAGCGTGCAAGCATCACCGGGGTCACCACTTGAAGACGTCGAGACCCTCTATCGGTTGGCGCAAGCTTCGCTACAGAATGGCGTCCGAGTCTTAAGAGCTCAAGGCGAAGACACCATCCGTGCGTTCAAATCGCGTTTTGATGCGCCGATCATCGGTTTGATAAAGCGGGAATACGGCCAAAACCCGGTTTACATCACCCCGACGGAAGTCGAAGTCAAAGCGCTCATCGCCCTCGGATGCGAGGTGATTGCGCTCGATGGCACCGACCGACTTCGTCCCGATGGATCGTCGCTTGGCTATCTGATCGAACTTATCCATTCAGCGGGAAGACTGGCTATGGCAGATTGCGACAGCCTGGAGTCCGCGCGGTTTGCAAGGCATTGCGGTGCGGATCTGATCGGGACAACGCTTGCTGGATACACTCCAGCACGGCCGGCGACTAATGGTCCGGACTTGGCTCTATTAAGAGAGCTTTGTGACGAATTTGGACCAGGAGTCGTGATCGCAGAAGGGCGATTCAATGAGCCTTGGCAGGCACGCGCCGCTCTTCAGATTGGAGCGTCTGCCGTGGTTATTGGCGGTGCTTTGAACGATCCTGTCAAGCAAACTGCAGCATTTGTAAACTCGGCTGGCGCCAGGCACTCCCACGTCGCTGCGGTGGATATCGGGGGAACGTGGATGCGGCTGGCGGTCGTCGACAGAAATCTCACGATCACGTCCCACGAAAGGCACGAATTGCCAGAGTCGCGCTCACAGCGCTTGAAGATGATTCACGATTTCTGCGTGGCGCATCGATGCAACGTGGTCGGAGTTTCGTCTGGGGGCACCATTGACCCAGCTACGAACACTGTTGTCGAGACAAAGCCGCTGATCCCAGACCATCTGGGCACGAACTTTGAATTCGATCGGATCAAGTCTTACGCACTCAATGATGGCTTGGCCACCGCGTGGGGGCATGCCCAGCATCCCCAGTTTGCTGGGAAGCGCGTTGCCACCTTGGCGCTCGGCACCGGAGTCGGGTGCGGGGTGGTGGATCGCGGCAGAATCATGATGGGGCCTCATGGCGAATACGCCCGGATCAATGACCTGCAGTTTGGCGAACAATCGTTTGAGGACCAGCTCGGCGGTGCAGCACTGACACCGAACCCGACCGAATCCCAGAAAGCCACTGCGACTGAGGCGGCAAAGTCCGCGCTAGATCTCATCAAGGCGATTGTCTTACCCGACGAGATAGTTCTAGCGGGTGGCGTAGGATTGGCGGACTGGCTCGTACTCGATGGCGCGATTCGATCGCCTTATGGCAGCGACGCCGGAATTATCGGCGCCGCATGCCTGGCTTTGTTCCCACCTCAGATTTCGTAG
- the ccsA gene encoding cytochrome c biogenesis protein CcsA has protein sequence MKNLLRSPATIALAGLLGVVSIVLSLAAPRAAIFPNPELARIIFFHLSSAILGSIFILVAAYHAIRYLGCKGERFDIRLESAWNIATVLCVLALTTGIIFSRAQWGAFWQWDPRQTSFLLVTLMLFAGLILRRSFDEPDKRAIAHAGYAAITLIPILFLVFVYPRLPHVVQSSFHPSTTVSQGSLDSNYRNVLLVAFAAVTLATLIVFDREIRTLTLLRRILKLNGTMETGGGTSSADGVRGPVVVPADRR, from the coding sequence ATGAAGAATCTGCTTCGATCCCCAGCAACAATCGCCTTGGCAGGACTGCTAGGTGTTGTTTCCATCGTACTCTCTCTTGCCGCGCCGCGGGCCGCGATCTTCCCAAATCCTGAACTCGCTAGGATCATCTTTTTTCACCTTTCCAGCGCGATTCTAGGCTCTATTTTCATTCTAGTTGCGGCATATCACGCCATCCGATACTTGGGATGCAAGGGCGAGCGGTTTGACATCCGATTAGAATCAGCGTGGAATATCGCCACCGTGCTCTGCGTTCTCGCATTGACGACCGGCATAATTTTTAGCCGTGCACAATGGGGAGCGTTTTGGCAGTGGGATCCACGGCAAACATCATTTCTTCTCGTAACTCTGATGCTCTTTGCTGGATTGATTCTGCGGCGGAGCTTCGACGAACCAGACAAGCGCGCCATAGCCCATGCGGGTTACGCCGCCATCACGCTCATTCCGATTTTGTTCCTGGTGTTCGTCTACCCAAGACTTCCGCATGTGGTTCAGTCGAGCTTCCACCCATCCACAACAGTCTCTCAAGGAAGCTTAGACTCGAACTACCGAAATGTATTGCTCGTCGCTTTTGCTGCCGTTACGCTTGCAACTTTGATCGTTTTTGACCGCGAGATTCGCACTTTGACACTCCTGAGGAGGATTCTAAAACTAAATGGAACTATGGAAACTGGCGGCGGGACTTCCTCCGCTGATGGTGTTCGGGGCCCTGTGGTGGTACCTGCAGACCGTCGATAA
- a CDS encoding heme exporter protein CcmB, giving the protein MAEIRNQSAWLSSALFGLSSIVAIAFSTFNQNPTPTQHAGMLTIVLVFAATVTLPRVFMAEEEQQTFDFLRLIAKPEAIWLGKAAYCTVQMVLNGLVLALLYSVFTKVQVVNYPLYFGATLLEAIALGVSLSLCGSIALGASSRWLLTTVIALPLVLPQIAISIGAIRPALGEGSVSGGIQNLVALLGFAIAMVTFGPPLSKVLWKLYPGKQD; this is encoded by the coding sequence TTGGCAGAAATTCGAAATCAAAGTGCTTGGCTATCATCGGCGCTTTTTGGACTTTCGAGCATTGTGGCGATCGCCTTCAGCACGTTCAACCAGAATCCCACGCCAACACAGCATGCGGGAATGCTGACGATCGTATTGGTTTTCGCCGCGACCGTCACCCTCCCCCGAGTGTTCATGGCAGAGGAGGAGCAGCAAACCTTCGACTTCTTGCGATTGATTGCCAAGCCGGAAGCGATCTGGCTAGGGAAGGCTGCCTACTGCACGGTGCAAATGGTGCTCAACGGACTTGTGCTCGCGCTCCTGTATTCCGTTTTCACCAAGGTCCAAGTGGTCAACTATCCGCTCTACTTCGGAGCGACTTTGCTCGAAGCGATCGCGCTGGGAGTCTCGCTTTCTTTGTGCGGCTCGATCGCCCTGGGAGCAAGTAGCAGGTGGTTGCTCACTACCGTCATTGCGCTGCCGCTCGTTTTGCCCCAAATCGCGATCAGCATTGGCGCGATTCGGCCTGCCCTTGGAGAGGGATCCGTGAGCGGTGGAATTCAAAACCTCGTCGCGCTGCTCGGATTTGCGATTGCAATGGTGACTTTTGGTCCGCCCTTGAGCAAAGTGCTCTGGAAGCTGTATCCGGGCAAGCAGGATTAG
- a CDS encoding ABC transporter ATP-binding protein: MSGRWLFRGLSFTVSTGQTLVITGINGAGKSTLVKLLCGLVQPSEGSINREFDPHIEAGYCALDLALYPTLSAQEHLLLAASLRNCEPRTDSLLDQVGLQVDPAKQVKAFSSGMRARIKLALAIQSNPKCLFLDEPGASLDESGRAVVKQLVENQREHGACIIATNDPQELELATHVLAL; the protein is encoded by the coding sequence TTGAGTGGCCGATGGCTCTTTCGAGGCCTTTCATTTACTGTTTCGACGGGCCAGACTTTGGTGATCACCGGAATCAACGGTGCAGGGAAGAGCACTCTTGTCAAACTCCTCTGCGGATTGGTGCAACCCAGCGAAGGCTCGATCAACCGAGAATTTGACCCTCACATTGAGGCAGGTTACTGTGCGCTGGACCTCGCCCTATATCCCACCCTCTCCGCGCAAGAACACCTCCTCCTCGCGGCATCGTTGCGCAATTGCGAACCACGAACCGACTCGTTGCTGGACCAAGTCGGCCTGCAGGTGGACCCGGCAAAGCAAGTGAAAGCATTTTCGAGTGGGATGCGAGCTAGGATTAAGTTGGCTCTAGCCATTCAATCAAACCCGAAGTGCCTCTTTTTGGACGAGCCAGGTGCGAGCCTCGATGAGAGCGGCCGAGCAGTGGTCAAGCAACTCGTCGAAAATCAGCGCGAACATGGAGCCTGTATCATCGCCACCAACGACCCGCAAGAATTGGAGTTAGCGACACATGTCCTCGCACTTTAG
- a CDS encoding prepilin-type N-terminal cleavage/methylation domain-containing protein has protein sequence MGTHRTRTLSRNSKARGFTLIEISVAMVISTMLVIFLVNLTLQATRLANKSDSNVNVFAKERRAFSSIVQDITRADMVLVQGKSPAGVNWGTDGNSTLVLRIPRTGGNFDYVIYRREAQAGVTGPNVLRLYQGTITGGVMSNSQLVDTVAENVRSISLEYGAIDTFWGDWWTKSYTLRTLPLSPTANFPITAVVGGSDRLADGYATRNGQIINITYAMKGGVTMDVSYPISPNITANSSGGNAASSVMVKLEVEPVWKDARQADRSKIIVLKSIASLRNR, from the coding sequence ATGGGCACTCACCGTACTCGGACTCTAAGCCGCAACAGTAAGGCGCGTGGATTTACGCTGATCGAAATCAGCGTTGCCATGGTGATCTCCACGATGTTGGTGATCTTTTTGGTGAATCTGACTTTGCAGGCAACTCGGCTGGCAAACAAGTCCGATAGCAACGTGAACGTGTTTGCCAAGGAACGCCGCGCATTTAGCTCAATAGTTCAAGACATCACTCGTGCGGACATGGTTTTGGTCCAAGGGAAGAGCCCGGCAGGGGTCAATTGGGGTACCGACGGCAATAGTACGCTCGTGCTCCGAATTCCTAGAACTGGCGGCAACTTTGACTACGTGATCTACCGGCGTGAAGCTCAGGCTGGCGTCACGGGCCCAAATGTCTTGCGGCTGTACCAAGGCACGATCACCGGTGGTGTCATGAGCAATTCTCAGCTTGTAGACACAGTGGCAGAAAATGTTCGGTCGATCAGCCTCGAATATGGCGCGATCGATACGTTCTGGGGAGATTGGTGGACCAAGAGTTACACCCTCAGAACATTGCCACTCTCGCCTACAGCTAATTTCCCGATTACCGCGGTAGTTGGAGGTTCGGATCGATTGGCAGACGGATACGCCACTCGAAACGGTCAAATCATCAATATCACCTACGCGATGAAGGGTGGGGTGACGATGGACGTGTCTTATCCGATCAGTCCCAATATCACCGCGAATTCCAGTGGGGGCAATGCAGCGTCCAGCGTGATGGTGAAACTCGAAGTTGAACCCGTTTGGAAAGATGCTCGACAAGCGGATCGATCAAAAATCATTGTTCTGAAATCAATCGCATCACTTAGAAACCGATAA
- a CDS encoding acetyl-CoA carboxylase biotin carboxyl carrier protein (composes the biotin carboxyl carrier protein subunit of the acetyl-CoA carboxylase complex, the enzyme that catalyzes the carboxylation of acetyl-CoA to malonyl-CoA, which in turn controls the rate of fatty acid metabolism) has product MNDKIDQLADLIKEFGLEKAKMSGEDWSVEFSKNAPAEGVVAMAPAAGAASPTPTSDAGKKPAADSTPASKGTPINSPMMGIFYSSPSPGSPAFVKEGDSVSVGQVVGLIEAMKVFNEIVSPIAGTVSSMPAESGALVHPGDALIYVE; this is encoded by the coding sequence ATGAACGACAAAATTGACCAGCTGGCAGACCTGATCAAGGAATTTGGGCTCGAAAAAGCTAAGATGAGCGGCGAAGATTGGAGCGTAGAATTCTCGAAAAATGCTCCTGCTGAAGGCGTCGTCGCAATGGCTCCTGCTGCAGGTGCGGCATCGCCGACTCCGACCTCTGACGCTGGAAAGAAGCCGGCTGCAGATTCTACGCCTGCGTCCAAGGGCACTCCGATCAATTCGCCAATGATGGGCATTTTTTACAGCTCGCCATCTCCGGGCTCTCCGGCGTTCGTGAAGGAAGGCGATTCCGTCAGCGTTGGACAAGTTGTCGGTCTCATTGAGGCGATGAAAGTTTTTAACGAGATCGTGAGCCCGATTGCGGGAACCGTGAGTTCCATGCCTGCCGAAAGTGGCGCACTCGTACACCCTGGCGACGCGTTGATTTATGTCGAGTAG
- a CDS encoding homoserine dehydrogenase, with translation MSSRRVGMLGYGTVGKAVHANFPPLSSGFELTAIGVRNPERFSGGLFTSDLHSVVTGCDILIEVIGGIDPALELILAALANNQPVITANKMLVANQWPTLRRFGSLLRFEAAVAAAIPVVSNLKQLARVNRIDKIEGILNGTTNFILQQMMSEDFDSALTKAQELGYAEADPTSDVDGWDAAYKIAILAGIVTGRAPEVSQFKVEGIRSITPDQVRSNTIKLIASWDREHGARVSPQTLLPEHPLAAVNGTQNAVTITGTPCGPITLMGTGAGGDATASAILLDLMSLSD, from the coding sequence ATGTCGAGTAGACGAGTCGGAATGCTCGGCTACGGCACCGTCGGCAAGGCGGTGCATGCCAATTTTCCTCCTCTAAGTTCTGGATTTGAGCTGACGGCGATTGGAGTCAGAAATCCTGAGCGGTTTTCAGGCGGTCTTTTCACAAGCGATTTACACTCAGTCGTGACAGGCTGCGACATCCTAATTGAGGTCATCGGTGGGATCGACCCTGCTCTCGAACTGATCTTGGCGGCGCTGGCGAACAATCAGCCTGTAATTACTGCGAACAAAATGCTGGTTGCGAATCAATGGCCCACGCTAAGGCGATTCGGATCATTGCTTCGATTTGAAGCGGCGGTTGCAGCAGCGATTCCAGTGGTATCGAACCTTAAGCAACTCGCAAGGGTGAATCGCATCGACAAAATCGAAGGGATTCTGAATGGAACCACCAACTTCATTCTCCAGCAGATGATGAGTGAAGATTTCGATTCGGCTCTAACAAAAGCCCAAGAACTCGGTTACGCTGAAGCCGACCCCACGAGCGATGTTGATGGTTGGGATGCCGCCTACAAGATCGCGATTCTGGCCGGAATCGTCACCGGACGTGCTCCAGAAGTTTCTCAGTTCAAAGTGGAGGGAATCCGGTCAATCACTCCCGATCAAGTGCGCAGCAATACAATCAAATTGATCGCCAGCTGGGACCGAGAGCATGGCGCAAGGGTGAGCCCGCAAACCCTGCTACCAGAACATCCGCTCGCCGCTGTGAACGGCACCCAAAACGCCGTGACCATCACAGGGACACCATGTGGCCCAATCACCTTGATGGGTACGGGGGCTGGCGGCGACGCGACGGCGAGCGCTATCCTCCTCGACCTGATGAGCCTTTCAGATTAG
- the mqnC gene encoding dehypoxanthine futalosine cyclase, which yields MVFTESSVIERISEKVYAGERISEEDALALFHHPNLIELSAMANFRRQQSVPGRTVTYIIGRILNYTNVCWVRCKFCAFYRVPNHEEGYTLTNEEILEKVGDTVEKGGVEILFQGGLNPKLKIDYYEEIFRLVMAKYPNVILHALSPAEIIYIAHISKISLKECLERLKEAGLHSIPGAGGEILVDRVRKIIAPYKDTTDEWLACMRTAAELGIRSTASMMFGHVETLEDRVEHLGRIRALQDECQPFRAFVTWNFQPEDTNLPIPVKASGADYLRTVAVSRIFLDNFQNLQVSILTQGPKIAQAALNYGANDFGSIMIEENVVSAAGNKFILSAEEFERLIRDAQYEPHRRNTRYELI from the coding sequence ATGGTGTTCACCGAGTCCAGCGTCATCGAACGAATCAGTGAAAAGGTCTATGCGGGCGAGCGAATCTCTGAAGAAGACGCGCTTGCATTGTTCCACCATCCGAACCTGATCGAGCTGTCGGCAATGGCGAATTTTCGTCGTCAGCAATCAGTGCCCGGCCGTACGGTGACCTACATCATCGGACGAATCTTGAACTACACCAATGTCTGCTGGGTCCGGTGCAAATTCTGCGCGTTCTATCGCGTTCCAAACCACGAAGAGGGCTACACCCTCACCAATGAAGAGATCCTCGAAAAGGTCGGCGACACCGTTGAAAAGGGTGGTGTCGAGATTCTGTTCCAAGGTGGACTGAATCCAAAACTGAAGATCGACTACTACGAAGAGATCTTCCGCTTGGTCATGGCGAAGTATCCGAACGTGATTTTGCATGCTCTTAGCCCAGCGGAGATCATCTACATTGCCCACATCAGCAAGATTTCGCTCAAGGAGTGCTTAGAGCGATTGAAAGAAGCCGGACTCCACTCTATCCCCGGCGCAGGCGGCGAGATTTTGGTCGACCGAGTACGAAAGATCATTGCTCCATACAAAGACACGACCGACGAATGGCTGGCATGCATGCGCACTGCTGCAGAACTCGGAATTCGAAGTACAGCGTCGATGATGTTCGGCCACGTCGAGACGTTAGAAGATCGCGTTGAGCATTTGGGCAGAATCCGGGCGTTACAAGACGAATGCCAGCCGTTCCGCGCGTTTGTGACCTGGAACTTCCAGCCTGAAGATACAAATTTGCCGATCCCAGTGAAGGCAAGCGGTGCTGACTACTTACGAACTGTGGCCGTTTCGAGAATCTTCCTCGATAACTTCCAGAATCTACAAGTTTCGATCTTGACCCAAGGTCCGAAGATCGCTCAGGCCGCATTGAACTACGGAGCAAACGACTTCGGATCAATCATGATCGAGGAAAACGTGGTGTCCGCGGCAGGGAACAAGTTCATTTTGAGCGCAGAAGAGTTTGAACGGTTGATTCGAGACGCGCAGTACGAACCGCACCGGCGTAACACGCGATACGAACTAATCTGA
- the guaA gene encoding glutamine-hydrolyzing GMP synthase yields the protein MVLKHQTCLVIDFGGQYSQLIVRRVREAGIYSEMVSWDKAAEKIAELNPHALILSGGPNSVHESGSPTFDPSLFQGRPVLGICYGMQLMAHLLGGNVAPAENREYGRRHLESVKKGSLLEAMSGDQVWMSHGDQVMNAPTGFSTIASTESCPISAIQSDSMPWAGVQFHPEVTHSVHGKEILRRFLFDIAGFSGDWSSDSFINDSIASIREQVGDKRVLCAVSGGVDSSVAAALLTKAIGDQLICVFVDHGLLRKFEAEQVIEQFTGHFHPKLVAINAKDQFLTALAGISDPEQKRKTIGAEFVRCFEEHAEELQGCDFLAQGTLYPDVIESGSSTAAKIKTHHNVGGLPDWMKLKVIEPLRWLFKDEVRAVGRALGLPDEMVDREPFPGPGLGVRILGEVTADKIKMVQDADHIFRQMIRENGLRPGIWQSYAAVLDTKTVGVMGDGRTHQYPIVLRAVQSEDAMTATAFPFQFEFLEVVANRIVNEVQGINRVFYDLTSKPPATIELE from the coding sequence TTGGTCTTGAAACACCAGACCTGCTTAGTGATAGATTTTGGCGGCCAATACAGCCAATTGATTGTGCGGCGGGTTCGTGAGGCCGGAATCTACAGCGAGATGGTCTCCTGGGACAAAGCCGCAGAGAAGATTGCCGAGCTCAATCCTCATGCTTTGATCCTTTCTGGTGGACCAAATTCTGTTCACGAATCAGGCTCCCCTACGTTTGATCCTTCCCTTTTTCAGGGTCGCCCAGTTCTTGGCATTTGCTACGGCATGCAACTGATGGCGCATCTGCTGGGAGGAAATGTCGCTCCTGCGGAAAATCGCGAATACGGCCGCCGGCATCTTGAATCCGTGAAGAAAGGTTCTCTGCTCGAAGCGATGTCCGGCGATCAAGTTTGGATGAGCCACGGCGATCAGGTGATGAATGCCCCCACCGGATTCTCGACAATCGCATCCACAGAATCCTGCCCGATATCGGCGATTCAAAGCGATTCAATGCCATGGGCGGGGGTCCAATTCCATCCTGAGGTCACGCACTCGGTACACGGAAAGGAGATTCTTCGTCGATTCCTATTCGATATCGCTGGCTTTAGTGGAGATTGGTCGAGCGATTCGTTCATCAACGATTCGATTGCCAGTATCCGTGAACAAGTCGGTGACAAGCGGGTGCTGTGCGCCGTGAGCGGAGGGGTGGACTCCTCGGTCGCTGCGGCCTTGCTCACCAAGGCGATAGGCGATCAACTGATATGCGTCTTCGTGGACCATGGATTGCTCCGGAAATTCGAAGCCGAGCAAGTCATTGAACAGTTCACTGGTCATTTTCACCCGAAGCTCGTCGCGATCAATGCCAAAGATCAGTTTCTGACCGCTCTCGCGGGAATCAGTGACCCCGAACAAAAGCGCAAGACCATCGGTGCCGAGTTTGTCCGCTGTTTTGAAGAGCATGCCGAGGAACTCCAAGGCTGCGACTTTTTGGCACAAGGCACACTCTATCCAGATGTGATCGAATCTGGGTCGAGTACCGCGGCCAAAATCAAAACACACCACAACGTGGGCGGATTGCCAGATTGGATGAAACTGAAGGTAATTGAGCCGCTGCGCTGGCTGTTCAAAGACGAGGTTCGAGCAGTCGGAAGAGCGCTGGGGCTACCCGACGAGATGGTCGACCGCGAGCCCTTCCCTGGCCCTGGCCTTGGCGTGCGAATCCTGGGGGAGGTCACGGCGGACAAAATCAAGATGGTGCAAGACGCTGATCACATCTTCCGTCAGATGATCCGGGAGAACGGCCTTCGCCCAGGGATTTGGCAAAGCTATGCAGCGGTTCTTGATACCAAAACAGTTGGGGTGATGGGCGACGGACGAACGCATCAATATCCAATCGTCCTTAGGGCAGTCCAGAGCGAAGACGCGATGACAGCGACCGCCTTTCCGTTCCAGTTTGAGTTCCTTGAGGTTGTCGCCAACAGGATTGTCAACGAGGTTCAAGGGATCAATCGAGTGTTCTATGACCTCACAAGCAAGCCGCCCGCAACGATCGAGTTAGAGTGA